The stretch of DNA TGCCAGCCCGACAAAGACGCCTGGAAGATCATCCACGAGCATTCGTCGGCCCCGGTGGACTTGGCGACTCAGAAGGTGATTCTTCAGCGTTGACGGCTGCCGGGTTGGCTTGATTCTGGAAGCTGGGCCGGAACTTCAGGATGATCCAGCGGCAGATCCAACTTGCCCAGTAACTCGCGCAATTGCTGACGCTCCGGCTCGGTCAGGCCTGCCAGGAGGCGGCGTTCGTTGGCGAGGTGCAGCGGCAAGACCTGATCTACCAGGGCCAATCCCCCGGCGGTGAGGGCCACCAAAAAAGCGCGGCGGTCTGTAGGATGGGCCTGACGGCTGACCAGTTTTCGCCCTTCCAGCGCGTCTATCCGCTTGGTCACGGCGGGCGGCGTAATCGCCATCAGTGCGCCCAGTTGCGACAGTGGCAACCCTTCCGGCGGTGCAGAACGGCGTAGGGTCGCCAGCACATCGAAGCTGGACGGCGTGAGACCATGCCCAGCAAAAAAGGCTTCCAATTCTTCGCCGAGCAAGACGCCCGTGCGCTGAATGGCGATGACGGTCAGCATGGGCGAGGGGTCGAGGTCAGGCCGGGCCTGCCGCCAGTCATGGTGGATTCGGGCCAAGAGGTCGGGAGTTTTCATGGCTGTACCGGGCGGGTTCCGCGCTCGCGGGCCAGAATTAGGACTGCCGCCACCAGCAGGCCCGCGCCCAGCACGGCGGTCAGACTCACCGGACGCACGGGTTGGCCCAGCAGCCCGAAGGCGTCGATGATTCGCGCCCCCAGAATCTGGCCCAAAGTAACCCCAGCGGTACTGGCCGCCACGCCCAGCAGCCGCGCCGTGAACAATGTCAGCACCACGTATCCGGCCCCGACTGCGCCGCCCAGCCACATCCACGCCTCGGCCCCGGCGGGGAAGCTGGCCTGCCCCAGCACACCCAACAGCGCCAGAATCAGCGTGACGGTCGTACCCACCAGAAAGTTGACCAGGCTGGCGAGGACGGGTTGACCGCTGTGGGCTGCCAGCCGCACGTTCAGCACCAGCCCCAGCGAAAGGCCGAGGCCCGCGCTGATGGCACCGATCAGGGGAATAATCACCGGAGAACCTGAAGCCCAAGTCCGGCCAGCACCAGAACGAGGACGGCGGCCCGCTGCCTGTTAAATGGACGTTTGGGCAGCCCCAGCACACCAAAATGGTCGAAGACAAGACTGGCGATCACTTGCGCGGCGATGACCAACGACACGGCCAGCGCCGCACCCAACGAACGGGTCAAAACGACGCTGGAGACCACGTAGGCGCTGCCCACCAGGCCGCCCAGAAAGCTCCAGACCGGAGCGCCGTGCAGTGGAGCAAACGAGAGGTGACCCCGCCCGGCAATCAGCAGGCCCAGCGTGAGGAACAACGCGCCCACCGTGTAGGACACGGCAGCGGTGGCAACTGGGGAATGCGTGTAGGGCGTGAGGGCACTGTTGAGCGCAAATTGCACGGGTAGCAACAAGCCCACCGCCACCGCGAACAGCAGGCGTGGATTCATGGAGGTAGTGTACCAGTTTAATTTTAACTGGTGAAGTAATTGGAGGAGCGTCTTCAGGCTTGGTAGAGTTCTCGGGTGACGCCTTTTGGTTCGCCCGACACGCGCCTGATCGTCTTGCGGGGTAACTCTGGCTCTGGCAAAAGCAGCGTGGCCCGCGCACTGCGTCAGGCCTATGGCTACGGGCTAGCGTGGGTCGAGCAAGATTACCTGCGCCGAATTCTGCTCAGGGAACACGATCTTCCGGATGCAGCGAACATTGGTCTGATTGAACAGACCGTGCGGTACGCGCTTAATCACGGCTTTCATGTGGTTCTAGAGGGCATTCTGTATACCGATCACTACGGCGGGATGTTGCGAGGCCTACAGCGTGATCACGTCGGCACCACGCGCTTTTACTACTTTGACCTCGACTTTGAAGAGACGGCCAGGCGGCATGCTACCCGCCCGCAAGCGACTGAATTTAGCGTTGACGACATGAAGCCTTGGTTCCGCGCCTGTGACACCCTCAATGTGCCTCAGGAGCAAATCTTTGATGCGTCCTTGTCTCTGGAAAATGTGACAGGCTTGATTTTGCAGAATATGGGGCCAGAGAGAAGCAACAAGATTACTTCTCTCTGAAACTCTTCTGAACAGTTACCCAACTCCTCAGTTCACTTCCAGATAAATCGCCTTCAGGTATTCTGCTTCGGGGAACGAGGCGTGGTGGTCAGGGGCGTGGCGCGTGGTGCGCTGCTCGCGCCAGCCCCGGCCACTGTGGTCGGCGGCCCCGCGCACCGCGTCCCAGAATTCGTCGGCGCTGACATGGGCGCTGCACGACGCACTGACGAGAATGCCGCCCGACGACAGATGCCGAATGGCATCGGCAGCCAGTTTGCCGTAAGCGCGAATGGCCCCTTCCCGCTCAGTTTCACGGCGGGCGAGGCTCGGGGGGTCGAGAATAATCAGGTCGAAAGTCAGGTCTGTATGGGCCAGCCAGTCGAACACATCGGCCTGAATGGTTTCGTGAACGGCCTCTGCGATTCGCGGCTGGCCCGCGTTCATGGCAAAGTTGCTTCTGGCACTGGCGAGCGCGTGGGCGCTGAGATCAAGGCTGACCACGTCGGTGGCTCCGCCCCGCGCCGCATATAGACTGAAGCCGCCCGAGAACGAGAAGGCGTTCAGCACGCGCCGCCCCTTCGCCAGGCCTTCAACCCGGCGGCGGTTCTCACGCTGATCGAGAAAAAACCCGGTTTTCTGGCCGCGCACCACGTCGGCCTCAAACACAATGCCCGTCTCATGAAAAACAACGGTGGACTGAGGCAAGTCGCCCTGCATGACCTGCCCATCGGCCAGCCCCGCCGCCCGCGCCCGCTCCTGAATGTTGCGGCTGAGGCGCAGCACCACCGCGAAATCGGGGAACCGTGCCGCCAGCAGCCCTAGCACCCGCTCCAGATGCGGAAACCAGGCCGCTGTGTACAGCTTGACCACCAGCACCGAGCCGTAGCGGTCGAGTACCAGTCCCGGCCAGCCGTCCGATTCGCCGTTGATCAGGCGGTAGCCGTCGGTATCGGGGCCAAACAGCGGCGTGCGGAGGTCGAGCGATTTATCCAGATGGGCCGCCCACCAAGCGTCATCAAGGGTGGCAGGCGCTCCGGCGTGCAGCACGCGCACCCGCAATGGCGACTGTGGATCGTACAGGCCGATAGCGAGAAAGCGGTCACGGCGGTCATAGATGACGGCCAATTCTCCGGTGTCGCCCTCGCGGTTTTGCTCGCGCACGCTGGATTCGTAGACCCACGGATGGCCCGCCCGCACGTAGCCTTCTGCCGCCGCCGTAATGCGGAGGCGCAGGCGAGGGGGAGTTGGGACAGATTCGGGGGAAGACATCCCTAGAGGTTAGCGCAAGCGGCGAAAGAGGAGCGGATAGGCAAATGAAGCAACGCGCCTTAAAAGTCCACCATAAAGTTTTAGGTGTGAAACGCCTCATGCTTCCGCTGATCAGTACCGCCCTTCTGCTGGCGGCTTGTGGTGGTGGCGACCCAACCCCACCACAGCCACAGCCTGCACCAGTGCGCACACCAACGCTGCATCAGGGCGTATGGGCATGGGCTGCGGCCAACACTTCGGGCACGATAGTGGGGAGCGGCGTATTGATCCTGTCCGAACAGGTCATTGAATCTGGACGCCCAGTTGCGCTTGGCATCTACACCAACGAGAGCCAGACACAAACGGGAGTTACGGTAGTTGGGCCGATTACAGCAGCGGGGAAATTGGAAACTGCGTTCTCATATGACCTAAGCACGACTGGCAACAATATCTATCTGGCCGCCAGCGACACCGATGGACAATTTGAAAACTATCAAGGTTCGGCAGCCTTTTTTGGGGGAGGCGAAATATTCAGTCGCACGGCACAGCAACCCGGTCAGGCAGTGTATGTCGGCATTTTGCAAGCCTCTACTGAAGTGCCCACGAGCCAGAGTGCAAAAATTCAGGCCCAAAGCGCCGCCCGCACCTTGGCCGTTGATGCTGTGAAACGACAATTTGCCAGCAACCGCACCACGAAGCTGAATTTGGCCTCAGCCAGCCAGAACTTCAGCCCATTGCAGAGTGCGGCGGCAAAGCTGTTGAATAACCGCTAAGACCAGAGCAAAAAAGAGAGGGGCCACCGAATCAACCCGGTGGCCCCTTCTCATAATTTTTGCCTCAATCTGCCGCTAACGTCACGTCTGCCGGGTAGACCTCGATAATCCCTGCCGCGCCCATGCCGCCGCCGATGCACATGGTAATCAGGGCTTTGCCGCCGCCGCGCCGCTGAAGCTCGTAGATGGCGCTCGTGGCAAGCTTGGCCCCGGAGCAGCCCAGCGGATGCCCCAGAGCAATCGCACCGCCGTTCACGTTCATGATGTCCTGATC from Deinococcus sp. QL22 encodes:
- a CDS encoding MarR family winged helix-turn-helix transcriptional regulator — encoded protein: MKTPDLLARIHHDWRQARPDLDPSPMLTVIAIQRTGVLLGEELEAFFAGHGLTPSSFDVLATLRRSAPPEGLPLSQLGALMAITPPAVTKRIDALEGRKLVSRQAHPTDRRAFLVALTAGGLALVDQVLPLHLANERRLLAGLTEPERQQLRELLGKLDLPLDHPEVPAQLPESSQPGSRQR
- a CDS encoding DMT family transporter, producing MIIPLIGAISAGLGLSLGLVLNVRLAAHSGQPVLASLVNFLVGTTVTLILALLGVLGQASFPAGAEAWMWLGGAVGAGYVVLTLFTARLLGVAASTAGVTLGQILGARIIDAFGLLGQPVRPVSLTAVLGAGLLVAAVLILARERGTRPVQP
- a CDS encoding DMT family transporter, which codes for MNPRLLFAVAVGLLLPVQFALNSALTPYTHSPVATAAVSYTVGALFLTLGLLIAGRGHLSFAPLHGAPVWSFLGGLVGSAYVVSSVVLTRSLGAALAVSLVIAAQVIASLVFDHFGVLGLPKRPFNRQRAAVLVLVLAGLGLQVLR
- a CDS encoding kinase; this encodes MTPFGSPDTRLIVLRGNSGSGKSSVARALRQAYGYGLAWVEQDYLRRILLREHDLPDAANIGLIEQTVRYALNHGFHVVLEGILYTDHYGGMLRGLQRDHVGTTRFYYFDLDFEETARRHATRPQATEFSVDDMKPWFRACDTLNVPQEQIFDASLSLENVTGLILQNMGPERSNKITSL
- a CDS encoding 23S rRNA (cytosine(2499)-C(5))-methyltransferase, giving the protein MSSPESVPTPPRLRLRITAAAEGYVRAGHPWVYESSVREQNREGDTGELAVIYDRRDRFLAIGLYDPQSPLRVRVLHAGAPATLDDAWWAAHLDKSLDLRTPLFGPDTDGYRLINGESDGWPGLVLDRYGSVLVVKLYTAAWFPHLERVLGLLAARFPDFAVVLRLSRNIQERARAAGLADGQVMQGDLPQSTVVFHETGIVFEADVVRGQKTGFFLDQRENRRRVEGLAKGRRVLNAFSFSGGFSLYAARGGATDVVSLDLSAHALASARSNFAMNAGQPRIAEAVHETIQADVFDWLAHTDLTFDLIILDPPSLARRETEREGAIRAYGKLAADAIRHLSSGGILVSASCSAHVSADEFWDAVRGAADHSGRGWREQRTTRHAPDHHASFPEAEYLKAIYLEVN